One segment of Nostoc flagelliforme CCNUN1 DNA contains the following:
- the ldpA gene encoding circadian clock protein LdpA: protein MTDLFAPLQSLKQGDWFKLICGASFQHLPAVRSLTLAYTLAGADCIDVAADPAVIAAAQAGLLVAKSLATDAQKRGFSYKGNSPFLMVSLNDGEDPHFRKAEFNPTECPTDCPRPCERICPAQAIVFNNVKENFSGVISEKCYGCGRCIPVCPYSIIDTSSYMSTPQALAPLVMSTGVDAVEIHTKVGRLTEFEQLWQAISPWADQLKLLAISCPDGEGMIDYLRAVYDLIAPLKSALIWQTDGRPMSGDIGDGTTIAAVKLGQKVLAAKLPGYVQLAGGTNSYTVAKLKAMEMLKRAGGAGGATTSSSPSSSPSISGVAYGSYARVLLSPILEQLENKEVNNTNVQANLRLEENDVLLWQAVKVAHSLVSQIKSQQEH, encoded by the coding sequence GTGACTGATCTGTTCGCCCCTTTACAATCTCTCAAACAAGGTGACTGGTTCAAGCTGATCTGCGGAGCCAGCTTCCAGCATTTACCGGCAGTCAGAAGTTTAACGTTAGCCTATACTTTGGCGGGCGCTGACTGCATAGATGTTGCAGCTGATCCAGCAGTGATTGCAGCAGCACAAGCAGGGCTACTTGTAGCCAAATCTCTGGCTACGGATGCCCAAAAGCGAGGCTTTAGTTACAAAGGCAACTCACCCTTTTTGATGGTAAGCCTGAACGATGGAGAAGACCCCCATTTTCGGAAAGCAGAATTTAATCCTACTGAGTGTCCTACAGACTGCCCTAGACCCTGTGAACGGATTTGTCCGGCACAAGCAATCGTGTTTAACAATGTAAAAGAAAACTTTTCAGGAGTAATATCAGAAAAGTGCTATGGCTGCGGTCGTTGTATACCAGTTTGTCCATATAGTATAATTGATACAAGTTCATATATGTCAACGCCGCAAGCGCTCGCGCCATTGGTAATGTCAACGGGAGTAGATGCCGTAGAAATCCATACAAAAGTTGGGCGGTTGACAGAATTTGAGCAATTATGGCAGGCAATTTCACCGTGGGCCGATCAATTAAAGCTACTAGCTATTAGCTGTCCCGATGGCGAGGGGATGATTGACTACCTAAGAGCAGTATATGACCTGATTGCTCCACTCAAGAGTGCTTTAATTTGGCAAACCGACGGCCGTCCCATGAGTGGTGATATTGGCGATGGCACCACAATAGCTGCGGTGAAATTAGGGCAAAAAGTTTTGGCAGCTAAGTTACCGGGATATGTGCAGTTAGCAGGCGGCACAAATAGCTATACCGTTGCTAAGTTAAAGGCAATGGAAATGCTGAAGAGAGCAGGGGGAGCAGGGGGAGCAACAACCTCCTCATCCCCCTCATCCTCCCCATCCATTTCTGGGGTCGCCTACGGTAGCTACGCCCGCGTACTGCTGTCACCAATTCTCGAACAGTTAGAGAATAAGGAGGTAAATAACACCAATGTGCAAGCGAATCTTCGCCTCGAAGAAAATGACGTATTACTTTGGCAAGCTGTAAAAGTTGCCCATTCTCTCGTTTCCCAGATCAAGTCACAGCAGGAGCATTAA